One genomic window of Borreliella burgdorferi B31 includes the following:
- a CDS encoding SpiroCoCo family coiled-coil protein, with protein sequence MIDFATILVNLFLVSIVLFVYRQYDKRSRALDKIKKFVDLTKVNLEDFIEDKTKEINDLAVDMEAYQRSSIEIIKKIEEVQQKIKNKSNDFAEVEKKIAYHDSMLKDLDEMTFKVQENIQRLQVDGKIVDKLSKTLKGFNTQIDSVESNLNSVLEKFDKANKENLESIKIASWEKFDTNIKELVFKIDNLNKEISLYEKDLANIEERKNDILVKGNEKLDLEFSDFLEKVEFNIGKYSKEIESSFNFYENKYKLIENSIELIMESVKNKINEKEDFILNRLNEELQNKFKDILVYVDDRSKEIKDKLEDKLVLVDNEISSMSSSFKDNVYSRINSLEESMRIEMGKYEEQVDDVFDKFRSQVELNLKNIYEDYEDKISQVDNNIRERVELSLLDLNSKMESVQSGAIDFIKRLEDDSNGIYLEFKGKFGADIEVFSESFKGDINQLKMQLESQLLDVDSNIQEKLIKLNDNLISNFEEINGRFNNNYSNLNDNINAKYTALFESLDSSSSKFENQMESKYKSFTDKLTAGMDEFSLMYGEKFETLSQEATNNYQEFQDLNKKLENEIESFYNMFEKTQETLKVDFNTSLINIKDEIGKNIVEFRDRYYDEVNIFVTQLEESKLQYSKWQGEMDSNLKNIESQINKTNEEFLSLIQIQKDKGIELSESVFNDLSDHIQKKAIDMHGSWKDELIALNKSLLDIKVSSEELLSSATLKIESLEKDVNDRMEYVLLKTGDIESLVIEKYKELKDMSYSQSDEAILGIKEFINRQTEIIKDKSVFMLEDLNKKFDDKNNFVISKIEECDYKLKDFKIESEDILNNFKSDLNEFIESKLQIVSNIKSDNQKQIDDFLDRISKDILNRKDSINNEVDSKLSDWQSKLNEITVKIENLLSSGKVDLDLIDSEVTTKIKELKFSIESLESYYLEKIDEFRNQGAIYSDELLQDIMNHFNKETRELEENLSKKFAAVLNNSEEFVKEVDSLLQDKRTDIASFQANIDITLDSLNVKFNDINKEINGKYNEVISNYRGYSENISSKLENEIMHEIENLSRRLTDRIDSLSKGMDENLQKLKESFDVSKYQVEKFELKVKDLTDDGEAKINKLVKEIEQYYKSRLEEAIDYRRTIDNDIMQAKERFGEITNELKNNIESKSEFLNDLYKERFKLIESNFEERYSTFLIESEGAISKIRDEIYKTLTSNDENLQIKISEMDQNFEIIEQRSKDILEFEKELQDKIKDCYGFINSQFGEIKAGVEENIKNHFDVCIKKVNTLIDDDIVKYENEIHKRIDSLKSIESTFDSIEKNLNDKVSGCIDKIANDFNLKYIELEERCNEGQLNLENKIDNKIKAIDNLALSQYDGLEKKYADMYDEFSERLNSYIATLSEEFKSSNKEMIFELESQLKNLKNLESDLNNVEKDVIRLKEESYHNVSSHLKLLEEDFFKDLKIRGEELKYSLENFIASYNDKIQNLEYDLSKNLENKTELIQSFRLDIEQKMKDDKENFYLDFTKEFSSKKKDMQSEIALMETNITGKVDEFVDFVNNKQSIIDSWFLNIKDDVKDWQEKSYSTIEKRINLAELGIKSFENDIFNVKIGLESFKDGFEIKAEEIFSNLQNEAKKIEQSVHLDFKNIGESLNLKVLDLEKFVDFKLEKIDEKVNKKTEDILIQAEVKFLTQQKDLEDKIFELNQKLEHEFTTLSSNLDKVRREMVDVISSDKESFEGQIELINKNISEFSEKISLYRNNIETSIENEYNSFSKSIKSDLGLLEDELKKSLKHSTSEIETIKSGLQEQIDKFEVEFKKNHKELLKEVDNNILELESKILNCDVQFNKFISEIKDNLVEYKSDLRAEFEDSYDKINFQIENQIENFKKLDSELEKNNSIFLEAYSLKDKLEKLWETLKNEIGLAQEYKNNFENVNKEFYNIQKETLGIIEIFNELKLEQESIKSIKNDFNRFFEFYSSFDSRYKSLIESYDEMQIYKAKIKEIADEQRTILDNYERISNKESILKSTIESVDKNFDLINEVEKRFNNLSKESAKIQDNLKDMENVVSSLLLNKGLSEEVLINAQNLKEMLLDIENKLKNTLTMRERVVKSETRLENLNIAAEERIKTLGILVKTDSKYQDNVGLNNETVRNSVIKLMRQGWSAEEISRATKLSIGEVELILELGISNKGD encoded by the coding sequence ATGATAGATTTTGCGACTATTTTAGTTAACCTTTTTTTGGTTTCAATAGTTTTATTTGTTTATAGGCAATACGATAAACGTTCTAGAGCATTAGATAAAATTAAAAAGTTCGTTGATCTTACAAAGGTTAATCTTGAAGATTTTATTGAAGATAAGACAAAAGAGATTAATGATCTTGCTGTTGATATGGAAGCTTATCAAAGATCTAGTATAGAAATAATAAAAAAGATTGAGGAAGTTCAGCAAAAGATTAAAAATAAAAGCAATGATTTTGCAGAGGTTGAAAAAAAGATAGCCTATCATGATTCTATGCTTAAGGATCTTGATGAAATGACTTTTAAAGTTCAAGAGAATATACAAAGATTGCAAGTTGATGGGAAAATAGTAGATAAACTTTCAAAAACTTTAAAAGGATTTAATACTCAGATTGATTCGGTTGAATCAAATTTGAATTCAGTGTTAGAAAAATTTGACAAGGCTAATAAAGAAAATCTCGAGTCTATTAAAATTGCTAGTTGGGAAAAGTTTGACACTAATATTAAGGAACTTGTTTTTAAAATAGATAATTTAAATAAAGAGATTAGTCTTTATGAAAAAGATTTAGCAAATATTGAAGAGAGAAAAAATGATATTTTAGTTAAGGGTAATGAGAAATTAGATTTAGAATTTAGCGATTTTCTTGAAAAGGTCGAATTTAATATTGGCAAATACAGCAAAGAGATTGAAAGTTCTTTTAATTTTTATGAAAACAAATATAAGTTAATAGAAAATTCTATAGAGCTTATTATGGAGAGTGTGAAGAATAAAATTAATGAAAAAGAAGATTTTATTTTAAATAGACTGAATGAAGAATTGCAAAATAAATTTAAGGATATCTTAGTATATGTTGATGATCGCTCTAAGGAAATTAAAGATAAGCTTGAAGATAAATTGGTTTTGGTGGACAATGAAATTTCTTCTATGAGTTCTTCCTTTAAAGACAATGTTTATTCAAGAATTAATTCACTTGAGGAGTCAATGCGAATAGAGATGGGAAAGTATGAAGAGCAAGTTGATGATGTTTTTGATAAATTTAGATCTCAAGTTGAGTTGAATCTTAAAAATATTTATGAGGATTATGAAGATAAAATAAGTCAAGTTGATAATAACATTAGAGAAAGGGTAGAGCTTAGTTTGTTAGATTTGAATTCTAAAATGGAAAGTGTTCAGTCTGGTGCTATTGATTTTATAAAGAGGCTTGAAGATGATTCTAATGGAATATATCTTGAATTTAAAGGTAAGTTTGGGGCAGATATTGAAGTTTTTAGTGAAAGTTTTAAAGGTGATATTAATCAACTTAAGATGCAGTTAGAATCCCAACTCTTAGATGTTGATTCAAATATTCAAGAAAAGCTTATTAAGCTTAATGATAATTTGATTTCTAATTTTGAAGAAATTAATGGTAGGTTTAATAATAATTACTCAAATTTAAATGATAATATAAATGCCAAGTACACAGCTCTTTTTGAATCTTTGGATTCTAGCAGCTCTAAATTTGAAAATCAAATGGAATCTAAATATAAGAGCTTTACAGATAAATTAACAGCAGGAATGGATGAATTTTCTTTAATGTATGGTGAGAAATTTGAGACACTCTCTCAAGAGGCGACTAATAATTATCAAGAATTTCAAGATTTAAACAAAAAATTAGAAAATGAAATTGAATCTTTTTATAATATGTTTGAAAAAACCCAAGAGACTTTAAAGGTAGATTTTAATACTAGTTTAATTAATATTAAAGATGAAATTGGTAAAAATATAGTAGAGTTTAGGGATCGTTATTACGATGAGGTAAATATTTTTGTTACTCAGCTAGAAGAAAGCAAGCTTCAATATTCAAAGTGGCAAGGTGAAATGGATTCTAATTTAAAGAATATTGAATCTCAAATAAATAAAACAAATGAAGAATTTTTAAGTTTAATTCAGATTCAAAAAGACAAAGGAATAGAGCTTAGTGAGAGCGTTTTTAATGATCTGTCAGATCATATTCAAAAAAAAGCTATTGATATGCATGGCAGTTGGAAAGATGAGCTTATTGCTTTAAATAAATCTTTGCTTGATATTAAGGTTTCTAGTGAAGAGCTACTTTCATCTGCTACTTTAAAAATAGAAAGTTTAGAAAAAGATGTTAACGATAGAATGGAATATGTTTTATTAAAAACAGGCGATATTGAGAGTTTAGTGATAGAAAAATACAAAGAATTAAAAGATATGTCATATTCACAAAGTGATGAGGCTATATTAGGAATTAAAGAGTTTATTAATAGACAAACAGAAATAATTAAAGATAAAAGCGTGTTTATGCTTGAGGATTTGAATAAAAAATTTGATGATAAGAATAATTTTGTTATAAGCAAGATTGAAGAATGTGATTATAAATTAAAAGATTTCAAGATTGAATCAGAAGATATTTTAAATAATTTTAAGTCTGATCTTAATGAATTTATTGAGTCAAAACTACAAATTGTCTCTAATATAAAATCGGATAATCAAAAGCAAATTGATGATTTTTTAGATAGAATTTCTAAAGATATTTTAAACAGGAAAGATTCAATTAACAATGAAGTAGATAGCAAGCTTAGTGATTGGCAAAGTAAATTAAATGAAATAACTGTTAAAATTGAAAATTTATTGTCTTCAGGTAAAGTTGATCTGGATTTAATAGATTCTGAGGTGACTACAAAAATTAAAGAGCTTAAATTTTCTATAGAAAGCCTTGAGAGTTATTATCTTGAGAAAATAGATGAGTTTAGAAATCAAGGTGCCATATACTCTGATGAGCTTTTGCAAGACATAATGAACCATTTTAATAAAGAGACTAGAGAACTTGAAGAAAATTTATCAAAAAAATTTGCTGCGGTTTTAAATAATTCAGAGGAATTTGTTAAAGAGGTTGATAGTTTATTGCAGGACAAAAGAACCGATATTGCTTCTTTTCAGGCTAACATAGATATTACTCTTGATTCTCTTAATGTGAAGTTTAATGATATAAACAAAGAAATTAATGGAAAATACAATGAGGTGATATCTAATTATAGGGGGTATTCAGAGAATATTTCTAGTAAACTTGAAAATGAAATAATGCATGAGATTGAAAATCTAAGCAGAAGATTGACAGATAGAATAGATAGTCTTAGTAAAGGTATGGATGAAAATCTTCAAAAACTTAAGGAATCTTTTGATGTATCAAAATATCAAGTTGAAAAATTTGAATTGAAAGTTAAAGATTTAACAGATGATGGAGAAGCAAAAATTAACAAGCTTGTTAAAGAGATCGAACAGTATTATAAATCTAGATTAGAAGAAGCAATTGATTATAGAAGAACGATTGATAACGATATTATGCAAGCAAAAGAGAGATTTGGGGAGATAACAAATGAGCTTAAAAATAATATTGAGAGTAAGTCTGAGTTTTTAAACGATCTTTATAAGGAAAGATTTAAACTTATTGAGAGTAATTTTGAAGAGAGATATTCTACATTTTTAATTGAAAGCGAGGGAGCTATTTCAAAAATTAGAGATGAAATCTATAAAACACTTACAAGTAATGATGAAAATTTGCAAATTAAGATTTCTGAAATGGATCAAAATTTTGAGATAATAGAGCAAAGATCAAAAGATATTTTAGAATTTGAAAAAGAATTGCAAGATAAAATTAAAGATTGTTACGGTTTTATAAATTCTCAATTTGGAGAGATTAAGGCAGGTGTTGAAGAGAATATAAAAAATCATTTTGATGTTTGTATAAAAAAGGTAAATACCTTGATTGATGATGACATTGTAAAGTATGAAAATGAAATTCACAAGAGAATTGATTCTTTAAAATCGATTGAGAGTACTTTTGATAGCATAGAGAAAAATTTAAATGATAAGGTGAGTGGGTGTATTGATAAAATAGCTAATGATTTTAATCTTAAGTATATTGAACTTGAAGAAAGGTGTAATGAAGGGCAATTAAATTTAGAGAATAAAATTGACAACAAAATTAAAGCCATTGATAATTTAGCTTTAAGTCAATATGATGGACTTGAGAAAAAGTATGCTGATATGTACGATGAGTTTTCAGAGAGATTAAATTCTTATATTGCAACTTTAAGTGAAGAGTTTAAGAGTTCAAATAAAGAGATGATTTTTGAACTTGAATCTCAACTGAAAAATCTTAAAAATCTTGAATCTGATTTAAATAATGTTGAAAAGGATGTTATTAGATTAAAAGAAGAGTCTTATCACAATGTTTCATCACATCTTAAATTATTAGAAGAAGACTTTTTTAAAGATTTAAAAATTAGAGGCGAAGAGCTTAAATATTCTTTAGAAAACTTTATTGCCTCATATAATGATAAAATTCAAAATTTAGAATATGATTTGTCTAAAAATTTGGAAAACAAAACAGAACTTATTCAAAGTTTCCGTTTAGATATTGAACAAAAAATGAAAGATGATAAAGAGAATTTTTATTTAGATTTTACTAAAGAATTTTCTTCTAAAAAAAAAGATATGCAGAGCGAGATAGCTTTAATGGAAACCAATATTACCGGAAAAGTAGATGAATTTGTTGATTTTGTAAATAATAAGCAAAGTATTATTGATTCTTGGTTTTTGAATATTAAAGATGATGTAAAAGATTGGCAAGAAAAATCTTATAGCACAATAGAGAAGAGAATAAATCTTGCTGAGCTTGGAATTAAATCATTTGAGAATGATATTTTTAATGTTAAGATTGGTTTAGAATCTTTTAAAGATGGTTTTGAGATTAAGGCTGAGGAGATTTTTAGCAATTTGCAAAACGAGGCTAAAAAAATTGAACAATCAGTTCATCTTGATTTTAAAAATATTGGCGAATCATTAAATCTTAAAGTTTTAGATCTTGAAAAATTTGTTGATTTTAAATTAGAAAAGATAGATGAAAAGGTTAATAAAAAAACAGAAGACATCTTAATTCAAGCAGAAGTGAAATTTTTAACTCAGCAAAAGGATCTTGAAGATAAGATCTTTGAGCTTAATCAGAAATTAGAGCATGAATTTACAACCTTGTCTTCTAATCTTGATAAAGTAAGGCGGGAAATGGTTGATGTAATTTCTAGTGATAAAGAAAGCTTTGAAGGGCAAATTGAATTAATTAATAAAAATATTTCAGAATTTTCTGAGAAAATTAGTTTATACAGAAATAATATTGAGACATCAATTGAGAATGAATATAATTCGTTTTCTAAATCTATAAAATCAGATCTCGGCTTACTTGAAGATGAGCTTAAAAAAAGTTTAAAACATTCAACATCAGAGATTGAAACCATAAAGAGTGGTTTGCAAGAACAAATTGATAAATTTGAGGTTGAATTTAAGAAAAATCATAAAGAATTATTAAAAGAAGTTGATAATAATATTTTAGAACTTGAATCTAAAATATTAAATTGTGATGTTCAATTTAACAAATTTATTAGTGAGATTAAAGACAATTTAGTTGAATACAAATCTGATTTGAGAGCAGAATTTGAAGATAGTTATGATAAAATAAATTTTCAAATCGAAAATCAAATTGAAAATTTTAAAAAATTAGATTCTGAACTTGAAAAGAATAATTCAATATTTTTGGAGGCTTATTCTCTTAAGGACAAGTTGGAAAAATTATGGGAAACTTTAAAAAATGAGATAGGGCTTGCTCAGGAATATAAAAATAATTTTGAAAACGTTAACAAAGAATTTTATAATATTCAAAAAGAAACATTGGGTATTATTGAAATTTTTAATGAGCTAAAGTTAGAACAAGAATCAATTAAATCTATTAAAAATGATTTTAATAGATTTTTTGAATTTTACTCTTCATTTGATAGTAGATATAAGAGTTTAATTGAATCTTATGATGAAATGCAGATATATAAAGCTAAAATAAAAGAGATAGCTGACGAGCAGAGAACTATTCTTGATAATTATGAAAGAATTAGCAATAAAGAGAGCATATTAAAGAGTACTATAGAGTCTGTTGATAAAAATTTTGATTTAATAAATGAAGTGGAGAAAAGATTTAATAATTTAAGCAAAGAGAGTGCTAAGATTCAAGACAATCTCAAGGATATGGAAAATGTTGTTTCAAGTCTCTTATTAAACAAAGGGTTGTCAGAAGAAGTGTTGATTAATGCTCAAAATTTAAAGGAAATGCTATTAGATATTGAAAATAAGTTGAAAAATACTTTGACTATGAGAGAGAGGGTGGTGAAATCTGAGACAAGGTTGGAGAATTTAAATATTGCAGCAGAAGAGAGAATAAAAACTCTTGGTATTCTTGTCAAAACTGATTCTAAATATCAAGATAATGTTGGTCTTAATAATGAAACTGTTAGGAATTCTGTAATAAAATTAATGAGGCAGGGATGGAGTGCTGAAGAAATTTCTAGAGCTACCAAATTATCTATTGGGGAAGTTGAGCTTATTTTAGAGCTTGGTATAAGTAATAAAGGTGATTGA
- a CDS encoding phenylalanine--tRNA ligase subunit alpha has product MKADLNLIKTLHPLEIKVIVNNEEEDDISASIIIEKLGFNEGQANKTIEWLNSKGIIEEIYRKLNVFYKATERGLGALRDGFVEEKIINLVSQKAVLASNLALELDIDVKEVRKAFGNLLKEGILSLDLDKQIIINCLDGTETNYQKVRVLLERAKNSDLLRESLTTEELLLISNFAKKKGADSVFFKIIEKLDLKFRLSSFGLEVKNFLMKSKLTGDELTKLTPEILKNKTYENKKFRAYNIHIPSAKTFIGRANSYLDYISKIKDKLVGLGFQEFDGPLVETEFFNNDALFMPQFHPSRDIKDVYYISDPSMQESLPEPYFSNVKLAHETGYATGSRGWRYSFSEDLSKRLVLRTHGTVLSAKQLINAKNPSRYFGVIRCFRYDQVDATHGVDFYQTEGIVIEDGVSIKTLLGLLEIFAKELAGATEIKYVPAYFPFTEPSIEIHVKHPVLGWFELGGSGIFRPEVTKPLGIDLPVIAWGIGIDRMALMHLGLNDLRDLFTYDIGDVILRRGKIDAKVRNL; this is encoded by the coding sequence ATGAAGGCAGATTTAAATTTAATAAAAACATTGCACCCTCTTGAGATAAAAGTAATTGTAAATAATGAAGAAGAGGATGATATTTCTGCTTCAATTATTATTGAAAAATTGGGGTTTAATGAAGGTCAAGCAAATAAAACAATTGAATGGTTAAATTCTAAAGGGATTATTGAAGAGATTTATAGGAAATTAAATGTATTTTATAAAGCAACAGAAAGGGGTCTTGGTGCTTTAAGAGATGGTTTTGTTGAAGAAAAAATAATAAATTTAGTATCTCAAAAGGCAGTGTTGGCTTCAAATTTAGCCTTAGAGCTTGATATTGATGTTAAAGAAGTAAGAAAAGCCTTTGGTAATTTGTTAAAAGAGGGCATTCTTTCTCTTGATTTAGATAAACAGATTATTATAAATTGTTTAGATGGCACAGAGACTAATTATCAAAAAGTACGTGTTTTGTTGGAAAGAGCAAAAAATAGCGATCTTCTTAGAGAAAGTTTGACAACCGAAGAGCTTTTATTAATATCAAATTTTGCTAAGAAAAAAGGAGCAGACTCTGTATTTTTTAAAATAATAGAAAAACTTGATTTAAAGTTTAGATTATCTAGTTTTGGATTGGAAGTTAAAAATTTTTTAATGAAAAGCAAATTGACTGGAGATGAGCTTACTAAGCTTACTCCCGAAATTTTAAAAAATAAAACGTATGAGAACAAAAAATTTAGAGCTTACAATATTCATATTCCATCAGCTAAGACTTTTATTGGGCGTGCCAATTCTTATTTAGATTATATTTCTAAAATTAAAGATAAATTAGTAGGTCTTGGCTTTCAAGAGTTTGATGGTCCTTTGGTAGAAACAGAATTTTTTAACAACGATGCTCTTTTTATGCCCCAATTTCATCCTTCTCGTGATATTAAAGATGTTTATTACATTTCAGATCCTAGCATGCAAGAATCTTTGCCAGAGCCTTATTTTTCTAATGTAAAATTAGCCCATGAAACAGGATATGCAACAGGTTCAAGAGGCTGGAGATATAGTTTTAGTGAAGATCTCTCTAAGAGATTGGTTTTAAGAACCCATGGTACCGTTCTTTCTGCAAAACAATTAATTAATGCCAAAAATCCAAGCAGATATTTTGGAGTTATTAGATGTTTTAGGTATGATCAAGTAGATGCAACTCACGGAGTAGATTTTTATCAAACCGAAGGGATTGTTATTGAGGATGGTGTTAGCATTAAAACTTTGCTAGGCCTTCTTGAAATTTTTGCCAAAGAGCTTGCGGGCGCTACAGAAATTAAATATGTTCCCGCATATTTTCCCTTTACTGAACCTTCGATTGAGATACATGTAAAGCATCCTGTTCTTGGTTGGTTTGAACTTGGAGGAAGTGGAATTTTTAGACCAGAAGTTACAAAGCCTTTAGGCATTGATCTGCCTGTTATTGCTTGGGGAATTGGAATAGATAGAATGGCTTTAATGCACTTAGGTCTAAATGATTTGAGAGATCTATTTACTTATGATATTGGTGATGTTATTTTAAGACGAGGAAAGATAGATGCCAAAGTTAGAAATTTATAA
- the pheT gene encoding phenylalanine--tRNA ligase subunit beta yields the protein MPKLEIYKNLFLDKIGKNFTNLEISELLEPFKAEFDGFDESSGKIKIEFNDTNRPDLWSYLGLARQIKTYFFGEMPYYDFFSKKGDFKKFYGEILVDGKMSQIRPFIFGFLAKGLIINDKMLETLIQFQEKLCQNYGQKRRRIAMGMYNSNFIKFPISYIASSPNHKFVPFGMDYELSLLEINEKHPKGLEYSHIIKNFDKFPLLLDDNNNVVSYPPIINSNNIGSLKVGDTDLFVEVTGIDFEATLLALSIAACDFYDMGFEILPVKTVFREPFNLDFKELVCPYYFQEEVEFNVENINRLLGSNLTLERICLSLKKMGVNSYSKDFKNYIVPPFYRNDFLHEVDVIEDVMIGEGLSSFNPELPKAFAVGRLSPLEEFSRNVRNLMVGMGFQEMIYNYMGSKKDFIDRMNINDQNFLKVSNPMTENYEYIRASIIPNLLKSESVSSNFPYPHKIFEIGKVALKNLDTTEGTSTFTNLAFLMSGKEISFNEINSIVATLFYYLNIEINLIESKTTFYINGRGADIVIEGFNIGGFGEISPYVLNNFGIFIPCSVFEVNINKLMSRS from the coding sequence ATGCCAAAGTTAGAAATTTATAAAAATCTTTTTTTAGATAAAATAGGAAAAAATTTTACAAATTTAGAGATTTCAGAATTACTTGAACCATTTAAGGCAGAATTTGATGGGTTTGATGAGAGTTCGGGAAAAATCAAAATAGAATTTAATGATACAAATAGGCCAGATTTGTGGTCTTATTTAGGACTTGCTCGTCAGATAAAAACGTATTTTTTTGGAGAAATGCCCTATTATGATTTTTTTTCAAAAAAGGGAGATTTTAAGAAGTTTTATGGTGAAATTTTAGTTGATGGCAAAATGTCTCAAATCAGACCGTTTATTTTTGGATTTTTAGCAAAAGGATTGATTATTAATGATAAAATGCTTGAGACACTAATTCAATTTCAAGAAAAACTTTGTCAGAATTATGGACAAAAGAGAAGAAGAATTGCAATGGGGATGTATAATTCTAATTTTATTAAATTCCCAATAAGTTATATTGCCTCATCTCCTAATCACAAGTTTGTTCCCTTTGGAATGGATTATGAGCTTTCTCTTTTAGAGATAAATGAAAAGCATCCCAAAGGATTGGAATATTCACATATTATTAAAAATTTTGATAAGTTTCCGTTATTATTAGATGATAATAATAATGTAGTCTCTTATCCTCCAATAATTAATTCTAACAATATTGGATCTTTAAAGGTTGGTGATACTGATTTATTTGTTGAGGTTACAGGTATTGATTTTGAAGCAACTTTGTTAGCGTTATCTATAGCAGCCTGTGATTTTTATGATATGGGTTTTGAAATTTTGCCCGTAAAAACTGTGTTTAGAGAGCCTTTTAATTTAGATTTTAAAGAATTGGTATGTCCTTATTATTTTCAAGAAGAAGTGGAGTTTAATGTTGAAAATATTAATAGACTGCTTGGAAGCAATTTAACATTAGAGCGTATTTGCCTTAGTTTAAAAAAAATGGGAGTAAATTCTTATTCCAAAGATTTTAAGAATTATATTGTTCCACCTTTTTATAGAAACGATTTTCTTCATGAGGTTGATGTAATTGAAGATGTAATGATAGGGGAGGGTCTTTCAAGTTTTAATCCGGAGCTTCCCAAGGCTTTTGCAGTGGGAAGGCTTAGTCCTTTAGAAGAGTTTTCAAGGAATGTTAGAAATTTAATGGTGGGTATGGGATTTCAAGAGATGATTTATAATTATATGGGTTCTAAGAAAGATTTTATTGACAGAATGAATATTAATGATCAAAATTTTTTAAAAGTATCTAATCCAATGACAGAGAATTATGAATATATTAGAGCATCAATAATTCCTAATTTATTAAAATCAGAAAGTGTTAGTTCTAATTTTCCCTATCCACATAAAATTTTTGAAATTGGCAAGGTGGCTTTAAAGAATCTGGATACTACCGAAGGAACAAGTACTTTTACTAATTTAGCTTTTTTAATGTCTGGTAAAGAAATTTCTTTTAATGAGATTAATTCAATTGTTGCAACACTTTTTTATTATTTAAATATTGAGATTAATTTAATAGAATCAAAAACCACTTTTTATATTAATGGCAGGGGAGCGGATATTGTAATTGAAGGTTTTAATATAGGTGGTTTTGGCGAAATTTCACCTTATGTGTTAAATAATTTTGGTATTTTTATTCCATGTTCTGTTTTTGAGGTTAATATAAACAAACTTATGAGTCGATCTTAA
- the trxB gene encoding thioredoxin-disulfide reductase, giving the protein MLEFETIDINLTKKKNLSQKEVDFIEDVIIVGSGPAGLTAGIYSVMSNYKAAILEGPEPGGQLTTTTEVYNYPGFKNGISGRNLMLNMREQVVNLGAKTFPETVFSIKRKGNIFYLYTENYIYKSKAVIIAVGSKPKKLETLKNSGLFWNKGISVCAICDGHLFKGKRVAVIGGGNTALSESIYLSKLVDKVYLIVRKNNLRAIAMLRDSVAKLPNIEILYNSEAIEVDGKSSVSSVKIFNKKDNVVYELEVSAVFMAVGYKPNTEFLKGFLDLDEEGFIVTKDVVKTSVDGVFSCGDVSNKLYAQAITAAAEGFIASVELGNFLK; this is encoded by the coding sequence ATGTTGGAATTTGAAACTATTGATATAAATCTAACCAAGAAGAAAAATCTATCTCAAAAAGAGGTAGATTTTATTGAAGATGTAATAATTGTAGGATCTGGCCCGGCTGGACTAACAGCTGGGATTTATTCTGTTATGAGTAATTATAAGGCTGCTATTTTGGAAGGTCCTGAACCCGGGGGACAGCTTACTACAACCACAGAAGTTTACAATTATCCTGGCTTTAAAAATGGAATAAGTGGTAGAAATTTGATGTTAAATATGAGGGAGCAAGTAGTAAATCTTGGGGCTAAAACTTTTCCCGAAACCGTTTTTTCTATAAAAAGGAAGGGTAATATTTTTTACCTTTATACAGAAAATTATATTTATAAAAGTAAAGCTGTTATTATTGCTGTGGGATCAAAACCCAAAAAACTTGAAACTCTTAAAAATTCGGGTTTATTTTGGAATAAAGGTATTTCTGTTTGTGCTATTTGTGATGGACATCTTTTTAAAGGGAAAAGGGTTGCAGTAATTGGTGGAGGCAACACTGCCCTTTCAGAATCAATTTATTTAAGCAAATTGGTGGACAAGGTTTATCTTATTGTAAGAAAAAATAATCTTAGAGCTATTGCTATGTTAAGAGATAGTGTTGCTAAGTTACCTAATATTGAAATTTTGTATAATTCAGAAGCCATAGAAGTAGATGGTAAATCTTCTGTTTCTTCGGTTAAGATTTTTAATAAAAAAGATAATGTTGTTTATGAATTAGAAGTGAGTGCTGTATTTATGGCTGTTGGCTATAAGCCAAATACAGAATTTTTAAAGGGATTTTTGGATTTGGACGAAGAGGGATTTATTGTCACTAAAGATGTTGTTAAAACAAGCGTTGATGGTGTTTTTTCATGTGGAGATGTTAGCAATAAACTTTATGCTCAAGCCATTACTGCTGCTGCTGAGGGGTTTATTGCATCTGTTGAGTTAGGAAATTTTTTAAAATAG